In a single window of the Acyrthosiphon pisum isolate AL4f chromosome X, pea_aphid_22Mar2018_4r6ur, whole genome shotgun sequence genome:
- the LOC100160534 gene encoding Down syndrome critical region protein 3 homolog, with product MAVNLDIQLKRSNKVYREGDTIAGVVVIDTPTDVKHEGVFMTIEGTVDLQISTQNVGAFDAFYNSVKPVQLMMCSLDIARAGRFPSGITEIPFEAPVTPLLNKVLYESYHGVFINVQYLLKAVIKRNFLNKDIHKTLEFVVENNPCLNMQSSKVDKFVINQNTLANVNDSSNIPKFHIVGSIDSVICSIMQPFTGEMKIEHSDIPIKSIDVQLVRVETCGCAEGFSKDATEIQNIQVAEGNVSTGISIPIYMIFPRLFSCSTTKTTNFKIEFEVNVSVIFVDDHLVTENFPITLFR from the exons ATGGCCGTAAACTTGGACATACAACTGAAGCGGTCGAACAAGGTGTATCGCGAAGGC GACACTATCGCCGGGGTGGTGGTCATCGACACGCCGACGGACGTCAAACACGAAGGCGTCTTCATGACCATCGAGGGCACGGTCGACCTACAGATCAGCACGCAGAACGTAGGCGCTTTCGACGCTTTTTACAATTCTGTCAAG CCAGTGCAGTTGATGATGTGCTCGTTGGACATAGCCCGCGCCGGCCGCTTTCCGAGTGGCATCACCGAAATACCGTTCGAAGCACCAGTCACGCCACTCCTGAACAAAGTTCTGTACGAGTCCTATCATGGCGTGTTCATTAATGTCCAGTACCTGCTGAAAGCCGTCATTAAGAGGAATTTCCTGAATAAGGACATTCACAAAACGCTAGAGTTTGTCGttgaaaataat CCATGCTTAAATATGCAGTCTTCTAAAGTGGACAAATTTgtgataaatcaaaatactttaGCAAATGTAAATGATAGTTCCAACATACCAAAGTTTCACATTGTTGGTTCAATCGATTCGGTTATCTGTTCAATTATGCAGCCATTTACTGGAGAA ATGAAAATTGAACATTCTGATATTCCCATTAAATCAATAGATGTACAATTGGTGCGCGTTGAGACCTGTGGTTGTGCTGAAGGTTTTTCAAAAGATG ccACTGAAATTCAAAACATTCAAGTTGCTGAAGGAAATGTATCAACGGGTATCTCAATTCCAATTTACATGATATTTCCAAGGTTATTTTCTTGTTCCACCACGaaaacaacaaattttaaaatag agtTTGAAGTCAATGTTTCTGTTATTTTTGTAGACGATCACTTGGTGACTGAAAATTTTCCAATCACTCTCTTTAGAtga